TGACATCCCATGAGATGATAGCATCAGATACAGTACATTGAGGGCCAATTAGATCCAATGAAAGTGATTGATATATGTTCTTTGTCTTTTATTACTAATCCGCTAAGTGGGAGGATAATCAATCCATtgtaaatattgatttttctattttttttaaaagagattaaTCACTTTACTCCTTgagtaaaaaaaagttgttattttAGTTACTAAATgctgataaattaaaaaatagtctCCGAATGTAGACTTTGTTAGTCAATTTAATCCTTAAATGCAGactctgttagtcaatttagttaTAAATGTAGACTTCGTTAATTACTTTAGTACCTAAAATGACCAACAAAATCTACATTCAACGactgttttgcaatttctctgcattcagactactcattttttattcaagGACTAAAGTGCTAATTCCCcctctttttaattattttttattttttataacacaACGTATTTTACTATTTAGCTACTCAAATAGGGTGAATTTATCTACGCTAAATAAGTTTATTTGCAAAATATTAGTAGAAATAAGAAAGGCAAAAAAAAGTATCACTTGTTAGATATCTTTCTTTGGTCAAACTTGatagataaattttttatttttttttgaaggattgatAGATAAATTTATACTtcttattttgacatttttcaattCCAGTATTACCTATACAAGGAGCTTTGTCAACAACAAAACTTTATTAAGATACAACTCGTAAACATATTTTCAATTCCAGCTAGCTTCACCACTGCACTATTGTGTATGTTATGAATGAAACAGACGGTGGTGAATATATTTTACACTTGCATCTAGtcaaataacattaaatgttatttttatagattattttctaaaatatctcTAAAAATATCTTTGACATGCTTCTTTGACATAGTAAACTTCTCCTGATATATGATTTCAAAACCATGAATCTTTCACATGTacatagaaagaaagaaactttAGCCAACAAAGTTCTACATTCTCCCACTAAGTATTCCTTCCATTGAAAGAGGTTACAATGCTACAACCAGGATACCAAATATTTCCTTTTCAACATCTCACCCCACATTCAAGGCTCACACCAAGGATATTATTAAGAGAGCTAAAGTGTAAGGTAGCTAAAAGTGATCAAGGATATCAagagaattttgaaattttgtggGGATGAGAGAATCAATAGAAGGAGTATAAACATATCTTTATTTACCACCCTGCTAAATAAAGACCTGCTAGTTGGGCCTATTTTATGTGAGCTCTTATTTGCACCCTGTATGTTTTCTAATGTATCCCCTTCCTTGTAAGCAtattttaaatacctttttCTTGAAAGTATGTTTTTGTACTACTTTTATATTTGTCtacaaattaatttttggaATACATAAATGTTCTCTATAAATTCCAGAATTTAATTCCATACTATTGATCTGAAATGCATAAATAGGTCTTCTAGAATTTCAATGCcataagttacttttttttttttttgcatttcttttaattttttaatgtttcagAAGTTAAGTTctgaaagtaaataaatttatgTTTCTGACGTTCTTAATTTCTTATCGCACCCTTAATTAAGAACAGTATCAATGTATAATTTTAAGAAATCCACTTTAAGCAAGTGTGTCCATGTTTGCCAACTCAATTTCATGATGCTCACATAATTTTTACTTCTCATTAAAGGATTGgttatgaaatatttatgttcCAAAGAGCAGCCGGTCACatactaaaatgaaaaattgtttgttttttttttttaatttaaaagaaccaagtataaaaaatgtgtattctAGAGACTATTTcgaaataaattattaaaaagagcaaaagtttaaaaaaaaaaaaagtatgccgttggaaaaaaaaaaacttgagccaatataaatttattgtttttttttattttttatttttgacagaaGTTTATAGGTgagttgttaattttttattttttttgaagaaacgaGTTGtcaatttctctcaaaaaaattgttgttgattatatAAGTGGCTAAAATAGAAAGAGCCAGACTAGCAAATAAACGATGCCCAATTTAGgttaaaataaaccaaaatcaTCCCACACATAAAATTTGGTTAAgctatttataaataattaaaaaaacaaataatatgtgAATGGCTATGCTATGTTTACGGATTAGTAGATATTCATTCATATCCAACTCCAAACATGGAAACAAGTTAGTTGTTATGATtagtttcattttcaaaacctcTCTTGCATCCTTATCATGTTTTGTCCAACTTCAACCCCTTTgctttaataatttatataaacatATTCCCTTTCCCACTTCAAACCAACCAACCTAAGAAGATAGGAGGGTTTGGTTACTTGGGACACAAGAAACAAAATGAGTCTCAGTTGCCTTACCTGCAGCCAAGTTCTACAAAGAACAGACTCATTTAGAGAAttattcaaagaaaaagaaaatgaatatagGGGAAATCGCAAGAAAGTCGAAAGAACTTGGTCCGGGAATATCCCTCCACCCAACAAAGAAATGACCAAAGGTGGGGCTGTGTCCAAGCTTAAGGTGAATCATCGTCGCAATCATAGTACTGGAAATATTCCTTTTTCGGACATGGCTGAACCGAAATTGGTGAGGAGTAGTGGAATGAGAAGAGATTGGAGTTTTGAGAATTTGGATGAACAACAAGACCAAGGTGTGACTTGCCATTGAGATGATTAGATCAACGAACATTATTATCACATTGGTTTTTCTGAATTGTGATACTTTGACTGTGGTGgaaattaatgtaaaaattgGGGAAGGGTGGGGGGTTAGAGTTAATGTACATTATAAACATGGTGTTTCATGCGCTCGTACGATACACAAGCGctttttttgtgctatttatAATTTACATTCCTTACAAAAACCAAAGCCATCATAGAATATGAACTTGTTCATATATTACATATTAATGGAAGCCAAGTGGGCAACAAGCTGCGTCGCTAACCCTTTACGATTTTTAGTTTTTCCCCTTCAGATTCCTTGTAATTCATGGTTCAGTTTataacatttatttaattttatcataattcTTTCTGTTGTGTACATTGTGATAGATATTTTAGATGTATTAAGCTTTAAAAGTAAATTGCATGTGATTGAACGTGTTCCTGCCATTCGTTCAAGTAATCCCTCATCCCATATAGCATCATTATTGTAGGAATGTTTGTAACCAAATATTTATCAATGTTTTATTTGGTTGCAAACattgataaatatatttgtaatcaaataaaaatatgacacaAGATACTACATTCACGAACTGTGGGCATGtttgtaatattaaaaaaaaaaatgacacgaGGTACTACATTCACGAACTGTAGGATTGtttgtaatattaaaaaaaaaa
Above is a genomic segment from Medicago truncatula cultivar Jemalong A17 chromosome 5, MtrunA17r5.0-ANR, whole genome shotgun sequence containing:
- the LOC11415484 gene encoding uncharacterized protein; translation: MSLSCLTCSQVLQRTDSFRELFKEKENEYRGNRKKVERTWSGNIPPPNKEMTKGGAVSKLKVNHRRNHSTGNIPFSDMAEPKLVRSSGMRRDWSFENLDEQQDQGVTCH